One window of Hymenobacter sp. BRD128 genomic DNA carries:
- a CDS encoding gliding motility lipoprotein GldB → MKLSSSISALLLAAAGLLASCRQGAADGCRPDPAADAPAAAVHLQRLERPFFQIKNPAEGLQFMRANPVFARYYLQAGQAPADTLAKALAQLATNPALQQLSQQTATAFADSASLRQNMAGMFGRIKYYFPDFKAPAVATTYVSGLLGKDIYVNDSLLVISLDWFAGPQAKYRPDLPQYMLRRYRPAYVLPTLALAVSSKYNRHQLTATSMLDQMVDQGKRLYFAGAVLPCTPDSLLVGYSGKDLANVKFNEARIWGHFLENNLLFSTTPFVIQKYVGERPNVPEIDRTCPGRVGQWVGLQIVRKYMAEHSGVTLAQLMADKDTQHILNESHYRPKK, encoded by the coding sequence CGCTACTACTGGCCGCCGCCGGGCTGCTGGCTAGCTGCCGCCAGGGCGCGGCCGATGGCTGCCGCCCCGACCCCGCCGCCGATGCGCCGGCCGCTGCTGTGCACCTACAGCGCCTCGAACGGCCTTTCTTCCAGATTAAGAATCCGGCCGAAGGGTTGCAGTTTATGCGCGCCAACCCGGTTTTTGCGCGCTACTATCTGCAAGCTGGTCAGGCGCCGGCCGATACCCTAGCCAAGGCCCTGGCGCAGCTCGCTACTAACCCCGCCTTGCAGCAGTTGAGCCAACAAACCGCCACCGCCTTTGCCGACTCGGCTAGCCTACGGCAGAATATGGCGGGAATGTTTGGGCGGATAAAATATTATTTTCCCGATTTTAAGGCGCCGGCCGTAGCCACCACTTACGTGAGCGGGCTACTCGGCAAGGATATTTATGTCAATGACAGCCTGCTGGTTATCAGCTTAGACTGGTTTGCCGGGCCGCAGGCTAAGTACCGGCCCGACCTGCCCCAGTACATGCTGCGGCGCTACCGGCCCGCCTACGTGCTGCCCACGCTGGCGCTGGCCGTATCGAGCAAGTACAACCGCCATCAGCTCACGGCCACCTCCATGCTCGACCAGATGGTGGACCAGGGCAAGCGCCTCTACTTTGCCGGGGCGGTGCTGCCTTGCACGCCCGATTCGCTGCTCGTTGGCTACTCGGGCAAGGACCTGGCCAACGTAAAATTCAACGAGGCGCGCATCTGGGGGCATTTTCTGGAGAATAATCTGCTGTTCAGTACTACGCCGTTCGTCATTCAGAAATACGTGGGCGAGCGGCCCAACGTGCCCGAAATCGACCGCACCTGCCCCGGCCGGGTGGGCCAGTGGGTGGGCCTGCAGATAGTGCGCAAGTACATGGCCGAGCACTCGGGCGTGACCCTAGCCCAGCTCATGGCCGACAAAGACACCCAGCACATCCTGAACGAGTCGCACTACCGACCCAAAAAATAA
- a CDS encoding glycosyltransferase family 4 protein → MHIAVFSQYHTSPDCPATSRHYTLLAEIAKHHRVTLLTTPAWRSQQLTHEWPWVPPGVELLEANIPYDNKMGPARRALAFVQYAAWAVRAGRRSARPDVVWGISTPLTAAWAASRVARHWGVPWVFEVQDLWPSFPVAMGAVPTALARQQLFALEKRLYQSAAHIVPLSPDMSTYVAGLGIAESKITTLLNGTDLDLAARATPAAVAALRQAQGLAGQRVVLYAGTFGRANAMPTVVAAAEALVAAEPTVTFLFLGHGYYAPLVAAAAARWPGRIRLVGGQPRHAVFSWFGLAEIAVVSFLGLPVLGANSPAKLYDALAVGTPVVVTNPGWTKKLVEAHGCGWYTPADDASALTRCLQAALANPAALAAAGERGQQLAHTAFDRVGLAARMRGILENAAG, encoded by the coding sequence GTGCACATTGCCGTTTTCAGCCAGTACCACACCAGTCCCGACTGCCCGGCCACGAGCCGGCACTACACGCTGCTGGCTGAAATCGCCAAGCACCACCGGGTTACCCTGCTAACTACGCCCGCCTGGCGCAGCCAGCAGCTCACGCACGAGTGGCCCTGGGTGCCGCCGGGTGTGGAACTGCTGGAAGCTAACATTCCCTACGACAACAAGATGGGGCCGGCGCGGCGGGCGCTGGCGTTTGTTCAGTACGCGGCCTGGGCAGTGCGCGCCGGCCGCCGCAGTGCGCGGCCCGATGTGGTATGGGGCATTAGCACACCGCTTACGGCGGCCTGGGCGGCTAGCCGCGTGGCGCGGCACTGGGGCGTGCCGTGGGTGTTTGAGGTGCAGGACTTGTGGCCCTCGTTTCCGGTGGCGATGGGCGCGGTGCCCACGGCGCTGGCCCGGCAGCAGCTATTTGCCCTCGAAAAACGGCTGTACCAGAGCGCGGCGCACATTGTGCCGCTCTCGCCCGATATGAGCACCTACGTGGCCGGGCTAGGCATTGCCGAAAGTAAAATCACGACGCTACTCAATGGCACCGACCTCGACTTGGCGGCCCGCGCCACGCCGGCCGCCGTGGCGGCTCTGCGCCAGGCGCAGGGGCTAGCCGGGCAGCGGGTGGTCCTCTACGCCGGCACCTTCGGGCGAGCTAATGCTATGCCCACGGTGGTTGCCGCTGCTGAGGCGCTGGTAGCGGCCGAACCAACCGTGACATTTCTATTTCTGGGCCACGGCTACTACGCGCCGCTGGTGGCGGCGGCGGCGGCGCGCTGGCCGGGGCGCATCCGGCTGGTGGGCGGGCAGCCGCGCCACGCCGTGTTCAGTTGGTTTGGATTGGCCGAGATAGCCGTGGTGTCGTTCCTGGGCCTGCCGGTACTCGGTGCCAACTCGCCGGCTAAGCTCTACGATGCGCTGGCCGTGGGCACGCCGGTGGTAGTTACCAACCCCGGCTGGACTAAAAAGCTGGTTGAAGCCCACGGCTGCGGCTGGTACACGCCCGCCGACGACGCATCGGCCCTGACTCGTTGCCTGCAAGCAGCCCTGGCCAACCCAGCGGCCCTGGCTGCGGCTGGTGAGCGGGGCCAGCAGCTAGCTCACACGGCGTTTGACCGGGTGGGGCT